CCTCAGCCAGATCGTCAAACCCTCTGTACTCCCCGCGACTAATCCGCTCGTAGCTGCCGCTGTAGAGTAGAAAACCGAGGAATTCCGAGAATGGGAGAAAGGTGGTGAACAGCGATTGATCGTTAGCTTTAACCACGAGTCCCGGCTCCCAGTACGTCAAATAGGTATTAACCGCTTTCACACTAACCACTTCAAGCGACTGATGATTGCGGATGACCACCTTTTCGTACGATTTTGTATACATGAGTAGCTTAGACCGTATTGGGGGTCGAACACCATCTCTTCTTCGCTACTCTTAACCCCGATTTCGTGGTTCAACACCAAGGGTTCTATCGGAGTTAGACGCAGTTTTAGATCCTCGAGTTTTTTGACGAGGTATCCAGTTGTTCTACTTTTTCTCCTTCTCTGCTCTCTATCTTCTTGGTTTCGTAACCCATAGCTATGAAGACCGCCTTCTCGGAGAGGGGTCTACCTGAAGACGGATCTGTCAGCCTCCTGAAGCTGTGCAACGCGTCAGCCATCTCATTACCCCTCTCCCCACGCCCAACAAATATGTTGACTTAGGTCCTGCTCCACTTAGTTAACGTGTGCATCAAAACCGTCTTGCCGTTTCCGAAACCTCCAGGCACTGCCGCCTTACCGCCCCTAGCTATAGGGAACATTATATCCAAGACCCTAGTCCCGGTTATAAGGGGTTCCACAGGCTCTAGACGCTGTCTGTACGGCCTAGGCTTGCGTATAGGCTACCTGCTCATGAGACTCACCTCCTTCGTTGTGCCACCACCCACGTCCACCACAGCGATCAAGTCCTCAACAGTGTAGTTCCCGTCCCGAACGATCTCCTTCAAAACGCCTGAGACTCCTGGAGGGACCATGATCTTATGCTATGGTATCGGCGTCTCCTGCACGTAACCTAGTACATCACCGCTTTGGATCTTATCACCCGCCCTGACGTTCGACCTCCTGAAAGCCCACTTAACGTCCCTAGGCAGGGCCGGCAGCTTAACACCTCTGCCTATGAAAGCATCCGATAACTCACCGATAACTGAGAGCGGTCTTTGAAGACCGTCATACACCTTGCCAACTATCCCCGGACCAAGCTCTGCCGACAGGAGCCCTCCAGTGCCCTCCACAGGCTCCCTCACCTGAAGCCCCGACGTGTCTTCATAGACCTGAATAAACGCTCTACCGCCCTGCAGCCCTATAACCTCGCCGATGAGCCTCTCCTCACCGACTAAGACAACCTCGTAGACCATCGACCCCTCCATACCCTCAGCCATTATTAAGGGGCCTGAAACCCTAATCACCCTGCCTCTAACCATCCCCTCACACCTCAACAATAACGCCTAAATACGATTTAACCATACGTGAGTAATAATCCTTCACATCTATCTGAGGGACCTCCTTAAGACCGGGTATGAAGACCACCAACTGCTCTCTGCCCACTCTCTCCACCTTATCTATTATTAAATCTCTGAACCTCTGCTGAATCACTATAACGCCCACAGAAGGGTCCCTGTAAAGCCCTACCAGAATTTCAGCGAGCTTCTGCTTGACGTTCTCCAAGCTCTCGACCTCCACAAGCCTCCTGACCCCTGCAAGCTTGAAACCCTCCAGGAAGCTCAGCTCGCCAACCACCACCAAGTCCTTCCTACTTGGGAAGCGACTCATAGAATCTTGCCCACCCCGCAACTTCCTCCTGAATTACGTCGACCGGATACCCGGAGGTAATCAAGTAAATAACTTGGAAGAAGGTCCGCAATTCCCAGTCCTTAAGCAAGATGTAATGAAGCAGGGTCTCAGCCGACGACGGCGCTGTCCTCAGCAGGTTGTGGCACAGGATCGTAGGGAAGACTGCAAGCAGAAACTCGAGCGCATGCGTGTCCGAGGAGGAATTGGTTAGAACCCCCCTCTGCGTAGGTGTCAGAGGAGTCAGAACACTCGCTAAATCACGCCCCTCCCTCAGAGCACGCCTCAAGGAATGCTTAAGACCCTCAAACCTCTCAACACAACCTACACACTCCAAAGCACAGGTGGATACCCCCAGAGCCTCAAGCGCAATTCTAAGCTCCCTAAAGTATGACTCAATAAGCTCCCTGACCAGCTTGTGGATATCTAAATCACCAACTCTAAAACCCCTGTACTTCCTGAAGGGTTTTAACTATGAAGTCAGCTCCAACATACCCCCTCAGGACGGGGAGCAAACCATCAACTTCGGCGACACCCCTCAACGTCCTGGCGGTCTGAGGGCTTAAGTACACGACATCCTCACTGCCGGCGCTCAGGACCCCTGCAAGATCGTTCAAGACGTACCTGCCTACGTGAAGGTTGATCAGCCTCGACACGCTGTCTGAAGGCTTGATCAGTCGGATCTCATCCCTCACAAACCCCTCCCAACATCTAAGTAACCTGCTGTAGATGGTCGGACGCGGTAGGGGGGATTCGCCGTGAATTTCCCTAGCCATGCACGAGCTGATGTCGAGATCCTGCAGGGACGCCAGAAAGTCCGTGAAGGTGCGTGCCACGAGATCGTTGAGCCTGCCCACCAGACTCGGGCTTAGGGTCTTATGCAGGCGTAGCTTCACATGATTGAAGAAAACTTCATCATTGACTGTCCGAAACACAGCGCTAGCCTCCGAAGATCTCCCCCCTCAACCTCCTGTAGAGGTAGGGGGTGACTCTCTCAAGCCTTGTCAGATACGTATTGTCCACACTTAATGAACCGTTGCCGAACTCCACGACCATGCCCCCACGTATCTAGGGTGCAGCAACCCGACCTCCTTAACCCTGCCCTCAATACCTACTTCCTTCACAACGTCCCTGACA
The window above is part of the Thermofilaceae archaeon genome. Proteins encoded here:
- a CDS encoding V-type ATP synthase subunit F is translated as MVVGELSFLEGFKLAGVRRLVEVESLENVKQKLAEILVGLYRDPSVGVIVIQQRFRDLIIDKVERVGREQLVVFIPGLKEVPQIDVKDYYSRMVKSYLGVIVEV